Proteins encoded together in one Quercus lobata isolate SW786 chromosome 3, ValleyOak3.0 Primary Assembly, whole genome shotgun sequence window:
- the LOC115981177 gene encoding uncharacterized protein LOC115981177, with the protein MTISDQWASYREDDVRKAQKVKDMILSDCWWDVVDYILEFTTPIYDMLRAADTDRPCLHLVYEMWDSMIEKVKAVIYRHEGLEDDEYSSFFNVVYDILIDRWTKNCTPLHCLAHSLNPKYYSIKWLSKNPKRIAPHQDHEISMERSKCLERYFEDENEIRVMKVEFAAFSGGRFPSPDALTDKWALQPLVWWQYHGSSLPTLLTLALKLLGQPCSSSYTERNWSTYKFIHSLKRNKMTPACAEDLVYVHSDLRHLSRHNEEYVNVATEMWDIAGDSWNDSDIHGGVRILKNATLTLDEPELEAMVIGNASTIVTTSESEVRSEAIDLDDDDEGFSNLICDIELEAGVVTGKDGA; encoded by the exons ATGACTATTAGTGACCAATGGGCTTCTTATAGGGAGGATGATGTTAGAAAAGCTCAAAAGGTGAAAGATATGATTCTAAGTGATTGTTGGTGGGATGTTGTTGATTATATCCTTGAATTCACAACACCTATTTATGATATGCTACGAGCAGCTGACACAGATAGACCTTGTCTTCATCTTGTTTATGAAATGTGGGATTCAATGATAGAGAAGGTGAAGGCAGTAATATATCGGCATGAAGGCTTGGAAGATGATGAGTATAGCTCATTTTTTAATGTGGTGTATGATATACTCATTGATCGATGGACTAAAAATTGTACACCACTACATTGCTTGGCTCATTCCTTAAATCCCAA GTATTACTCCATTAAATGGCTTTCGAAGAATCCAAAGCGCATTGCTCCACATCAAGATCATGAAATTTCTATGGAAAGGAGCAAGTGTTTGGAGCGATACTTTGAAGATGAGAATGAAATAAGGGTGATGAAAGTTGAGTTTGCTGCATTTTCAGGAGGGAGGTTTCCTTCACCAGATGCCTTGACAGATAAGTGGGCCTTACAACCTTTGGTTTGGTGGCAATACCATGGCTCCTCATTACCAACACTTCTAACCCTTGCCCTTAAACTTCTTGGACAACCTTGTTCATCCTCATATACTGAGAGGAATTGGAGCACatacaaattcattcattcattaaaaagaaacaaaatgacTCCTGCATGTGCTGAGGATTTGGTATATGTGCATTCTGATCTTCGACACTTGTCAAGGCACAATGAGGAGTATGTAAATGTAGCAACAGAGATGTGGGATATTGCAGGAGACTCTTGGAATGACAGTGACATACATGGAGGAGTTAGAATTCTTAAGAATGCTACCCTTACACTTGATGAGCCAGAGTTGGAGGCCATGGTTATTGGGAATGCTAGCACTATTGTTACTACTAGTGAAAGTGAAGTTCGAAGTGAAGCTATTGatcttgatgatgatgatgagggtt tttcaaactt
- the LOC115982565 gene encoding galactinol synthase 1-like: protein MAPEVPVDVFKGTNKVSTALNNGYSKGAFITFLAGNGDYVKGVVCLAKGLRKVKSAYPLVVAMLPDVPEEHREILRSQGCILREIEPIYPPENEVQFAMAHFVINYSKLRIWNFVEYKKMIYLDADIQVFENIDHLFDTPDGYFYATMDCFCEKLWSQSLQFKIGYCQQCPDRVPWPVDMGSPPPLYFNAGMFVFNPSRSTFDKFLEVLYATPVTPFAEQDFLNMFFEKVYKPLPLEFNLVLAMLWHHPENIDIEKLKVAHYCATGSKPWRYTGKELYMDREDIKMLVKKWWDIYNDESLDFKGENPVSEEETFSKSSIMASMPEPTISYIRAPTAA, encoded by the exons ATGGCCCCTGAAGTGCCTGTAGATGTGTTCAAAGGCACAAACAAGGTCTCTACTGCTCTTAACAACGGCTACTCTAAGGGGGCTTTCATAACATTTTTGGCTGGTAATGGTGACTATGTCAAGGGGGTTGTTTGTTTGGCTAAGGGTTTGCGCAAAGTGAAAAGTGCATACCCTTTAGTGGTTGCAATGTTACCTGACGTGCCTGAGGAGCATCGTGAGATCTTGAGGTCTCAAGGTTGCATCCTCCGCGAGATCGAGCCTATTTACCCACCTGAGAATGAAGTTCAATTTGCTATGGCTCACTTTGTCATCAACTACTCCAAACTTCGTATTTGGAAT TTTGTGGAGTACAAGAAGATGATATATTTGGATGCTGATATTCAAGTGTTTGAAAACATAGATCATCTGTTTGACACACCAGACGGCTACTTCTATGCCACCATGGACTGTTTTTGCGAGAAGTTATGGAGCCAATCACTGCAATTCAAAATTGGGTACTGCCAACAGTGCCCTGACAGGGTGCCATGGCCTGTTGACATGGGTTCTCCACCTCCCTTGTACTTTAATGCTGGCATGTTCGTTTTTAACCCTAGCCGTTCGACTTTTGACAAGTTTCTTGAGGTCCTCTATGCCACTCCGGTTACACCCTTCGCAGAGCAA GATTTCCTGAATATGTTCTTCGAAAAAGTGTACAAGCCCCTCCCTCTGGAATTCAACCTTGTTCTTGCTATGTTATGGCATCATCCTGAGAACATAGACATTGAGAAACTCAAGGTGGCTCACTATTGTGCTACT GGATCAAAACCATGGAGGTACACTGGCAAGGAACTTTACATGGACAGGGAGGACATCAAGATGTTGGTGAAAAAATGGTGGGATATTTATAACGATGAATCCCTTGATTTTAAGGGTGAAAACCCAGTTTCAGAGGAAGAGACATTCTCAAAGTCTTCCATTATGGCTTCCATGCCTGAGCCCACCATTTCCTATATTCGTGCTCCCACTGCTGCTTGA